Proteins encoded within one genomic window of uncultured Draconibacterium sp.:
- a CDS encoding GH92 family glycosyl hydrolase: MKQLSILFLAIALFACTKKETANAEKLTQYVNTFVGTDGPGNTYPGAVVPFGMVQLSPDNGIGGWDRIAGYFWPDSTIAGFSHTHLSGTGAGDMYDLLLFPTNSHFTNDLWPDQKAYRPYSKFSHNNEEASPGYYKVLLESSGIEAELTTTERVGMHRYTFPEDAESKIILDLGYALNWDAPTETTIKVENDHTISGVRKSTGWANVQHVFFVAEFSTPFENIELTPESDLENQAEAGGKNARFETTFSTTAGEQILVKVALSSSSVEGARKNMQAELNHWNFDKVRADADKKWEKQLSSITVAGSDYQKEVFYSNFYHLFLTPGLLSDVDGAYKGADQKPQITKGFKRYDTFSLWDTYRAAHPLYTIVCPGEAQNMIQSMLAHYNETGLLPVWSMAGNETNMMIGYHAVPVIVDAYFKGLPMDTEKAYEACRASGMNDSEEMELYRKYGYVPFNKEGENWSVSKTLEYAYDDWCIAQFAKALGKEKDYILFSKRADNWKNLYDDKTNFFRAKDTDRKFLKPFVSKEYTNVYCESNAWHYLFAAQHDIEGFRDLMGQKRFTELLDSMFTYYPAADDELPIFSTGMIGQYAHGNEPSHHVPFLYNFTNQAEKGQKYIREIIDTQYSNKPDGYCGNEDCGQMSAWYVFATMGFYPVNPANGVYYLGSPSLDEAVINLPNGKTFTIKADNNSVENVYVQSVTLNGKTLSENYITHQQIMDGGELVFSMSSSPK, from the coding sequence ATGAAACAACTATCGATACTATTTCTGGCAATAGCTTTGTTTGCCTGCACAAAAAAGGAAACAGCCAACGCTGAAAAGCTTACACAATACGTGAATACTTTTGTGGGCACCGACGGGCCGGGAAATACTTACCCCGGAGCTGTTGTTCCGTTTGGCATGGTGCAACTCAGTCCCGATAACGGCATTGGCGGCTGGGATCGCATTGCAGGTTATTTTTGGCCCGACTCCACCATTGCAGGCTTTAGTCATACGCATTTAAGTGGTACCGGTGCCGGAGATATGTACGACCTGTTATTGTTCCCCACTAACTCGCATTTTACCAATGATCTGTGGCCCGACCAAAAGGCTTACCGCCCCTACTCTAAATTCAGTCACAATAACGAAGAAGCCTCGCCCGGTTATTACAAAGTGTTGTTGGAAAGCTCGGGTATTGAAGCTGAATTGACCACTACCGAGCGTGTTGGAATGCATCGCTACACATTTCCGGAGGACGCAGAAAGTAAAATAATCCTCGATTTGGGATACGCCCTTAACTGGGATGCTCCAACTGAAACAACAATAAAAGTTGAAAACGACCACACGATTTCAGGAGTGCGAAAATCAACCGGCTGGGCCAATGTTCAGCATGTATTTTTTGTTGCTGAATTCTCGACACCATTTGAGAATATTGAACTAACTCCTGAAAGTGATTTAGAAAATCAAGCGGAAGCTGGCGGAAAGAATGCACGTTTCGAGACCACTTTCAGCACCACCGCCGGTGAACAGATTTTAGTTAAAGTTGCACTTTCATCCTCATCCGTTGAGGGAGCACGCAAAAATATGCAGGCTGAACTCAACCATTGGAATTTTGACAAAGTACGCGCCGATGCCGACAAAAAATGGGAAAAGCAACTTTCATCAATTACAGTTGCCGGAAGCGATTACCAAAAGGAAGTGTTTTACAGCAATTTCTATCACCTGTTTTTAACACCAGGTTTGTTGAGCGATGTTGACGGTGCCTATAAAGGTGCCGACCAAAAGCCACAAATAACGAAGGGTTTTAAGCGTTACGACACTTTTTCCCTGTGGGATACTTATCGTGCAGCGCATCCGCTTTATACAATTGTTTGCCCCGGTGAAGCGCAGAATATGATCCAATCGATGCTGGCGCATTATAACGAAACCGGATTGTTACCCGTTTGGTCGATGGCCGGAAACGAAACGAATATGATGATCGGTTACCACGCCGTTCCGGTGATTGTTGATGCGTATTTTAAAGGTCTTCCAATGGATACTGAGAAAGCTTATGAAGCTTGCCGCGCATCGGGAATGAATGACTCGGAAGAAATGGAATTGTACCGAAAATACGGATACGTTCCGTTTAACAAGGAAGGCGAAAACTGGTCGGTTTCTAAAACACTGGAGTACGCTTACGATGACTGGTGCATTGCGCAGTTTGCCAAAGCTTTGGGCAAAGAGAAGGATTACATACTATTTTCAAAACGAGCCGACAACTGGAAAAACCTGTACGACGATAAAACCAATTTCTTCCGTGCAAAAGATACGGACAGGAAATTCTTAAAACCTTTCGTTTCAAAGGAATACACCAATGTATACTGCGAAAGCAATGCCTGGCATTACCTTTTTGCAGCTCAGCACGATATTGAAGGTTTTCGCGATCTGATGGGACAAAAACGCTTTACCGAACTACTCGACAGCATGTTTACCTACTACCCAGCCGCCGATGATGAATTGCCAATTTTCAGCACCGGAATGATAGGACAATATGCACACGGCAACGAACCCAGTCATCATGTTCCGTTCCTGTACAACTTTACCAACCAAGCTGAAAAAGGACAAAAATACATCCGCGAAATTATCGACACACAATACTCAAACAAACCGGATGGCTATTGCGGCAACGAAGACTGCGGACAAATGTCGGCATGGTACGTTTTTGCCACCATGGGATTTTACCCTGTTAATCCGGCCAACGGCGTCTATTACCTGGGCAGTCCGTCGCTTGATGAGGCTGTAATTAATCTTCCAAACGGAAAAACATTTACCATTAAAGCCGATAACAACAGTGTAGAAAATGTGTATGTACAATCCGTTACATTAAACGGGAAAACACTTTCAGAAAACTACATTACGCATCAACAAATTATGGATGGTGGCGAACTTGTATTTTCAATGAGCAGTTCACCAAAATAA
- a CDS encoding ATP-binding protein, producing the protein MGKETETMNYSLITKIRSLHRYLFIPILLTLFSIVFFLVYRNIKLTTISEFNNEQLILAQTASMGISSFFKDSEADLIFLSSLEDVINVTDDSREILQNYYDAHGKVLAAITRIDSTGKILATYPVNPSVIGNDISYQDHVKQVIKTHQPVVSDVFMSVQGYLSIAYHVPVFKGSNFDGSLAILIPMNELGKVYLDNIKTRGTGQTWLLSENGTEIYCSIEEHTGRTFIDNNQHQEAAKQLMSNISHDSSGIIKSYHSADTSYGEAVIEEQYVTFYRTPLGNTYWTILISSREADIFNALTRFRNHSFIAFFLLLIALGFYFYSLAKVRNVLKVETKRREAEKTLQKSEEKFRKLFEDHSAVKLLIDPETSRIIDANKSATRFYGWTREELRSMTINEINTLTKEDLKKEISNLVKKGSIRFEFRHRLKNGEIRDVEVFSSKVGIGNNMVFHAVIHDITQRKKAARALIVAKEQAEESNRLKTAFLQNMSHEIRTPMNAIMGFSSLLPHSYNNKEQLIQYADIITQSSNNLLSIIDDILEIAKIESGQLPLFKEAFSLNELFTELKTFFKEYQRQLNKPHLQFDLNTCSCQLDTIITDKGKLRQIMINLISNAYKFTDEGIIEGGCSVVDEEKIEFYVRDTGIGIPAHKQESIFERFTQLHTDKKKQYGGTGLGLSIVKGLLGLLGGTIRMESVQENREKGQSGGTTFYFSVPYQKAEPKAVETSTTVNGKEYHFNEETILLVEDNLANTRLIEKMLANTGLKILHTEYGKEAIDVSCSKLPALILMDIGLPDISGYEATRKIKSAAPGIKIIAQTAYVSDDDKVKAFEAGCDDFVGKPLTREQLLAVINKHLNSTSKLLTE; encoded by the coding sequence GTGGGTAAAGAAACAGAGACCATGAATTATTCGCTAATCACAAAAATAAGATCGCTTCATCGTTACCTGTTTATTCCTATTCTGCTAACGCTGTTCTCCATCGTTTTCTTTTTGGTATACCGCAATATAAAACTCACTACAATTAGCGAATTTAATAACGAGCAGCTTATTCTGGCGCAAACCGCCTCGATGGGAATCAGTTCGTTTTTTAAGGATTCTGAAGCCGATTTAATATTCCTGTCGAGCCTTGAGGATGTTATTAACGTAACAGACGACAGCAGAGAAATACTGCAAAATTATTATGATGCCCACGGCAAAGTTTTAGCTGCTATCACCCGGATCGATTCCACGGGAAAAATACTGGCGACCTACCCGGTAAATCCATCTGTAATCGGTAACGACATATCGTACCAAGACCACGTAAAACAGGTAATAAAAACGCACCAACCCGTTGTCAGCGATGTATTTATGTCGGTGCAGGGCTACCTGAGCATTGCCTATCATGTTCCGGTGTTTAAGGGATCTAATTTTGATGGTAGCCTGGCCATTCTAATCCCAATGAATGAACTGGGGAAAGTGTACCTGGACAACATAAAAACCCGGGGCACCGGACAAACATGGCTGCTTAGCGAAAACGGAACGGAGATTTACTGCTCAATTGAAGAACACACCGGAAGAACGTTTATCGATAACAACCAGCACCAGGAAGCTGCCAAGCAACTAATGTCAAATATAAGCCACGACAGCAGTGGTATTATTAAAAGCTATCACAGTGCAGACACCAGCTACGGAGAAGCCGTAATTGAAGAACAGTACGTTACTTTTTACCGCACGCCGCTGGGCAATACTTACTGGACCATTCTTATTTCGTCGCGCGAAGCAGATATTTTTAATGCGCTTACCCGTTTCCGCAACCACTCTTTTATTGCCTTTTTTCTTCTACTCATTGCCCTGGGATTCTATTTTTATTCGCTGGCAAAAGTCAGAAATGTGTTGAAAGTAGAAACCAAACGACGGGAGGCTGAAAAGACATTGCAAAAAAGTGAAGAGAAATTCAGAAAGTTATTCGAAGATCATTCTGCCGTAAAATTATTGATCGACCCGGAAACATCCCGCATTATTGATGCCAATAAATCGGCAACCCGGTTTTACGGATGGACCAGGGAGGAACTCCGGAGTATGACAATTAACGAGATCAACACCCTCACAAAAGAAGATCTCAAAAAAGAAATTTCCAATCTGGTAAAAAAAGGAAGTATCCGTTTTGAGTTCAGGCACCGTTTGAAAAATGGGGAAATTCGCGATGTGGAGGTTTTCAGCAGTAAAGTTGGAATCGGCAACAACATGGTTTTTCACGCTGTTATTCACGACATTACTCAACGAAAAAAAGCCGCACGTGCATTAATTGTTGCCAAAGAACAGGCCGAAGAAAGTAACCGTCTGAAGACCGCATTCTTGCAAAATATGAGCCACGAGATACGCACACCGATGAATGCCATTATGGGATTCTCGTCGTTACTGCCGCACTCGTACAACAACAAAGAACAGCTGATTCAATACGCCGATATTATTACGCAAAGCTCGAACAATCTGCTGAGTATTATCGACGATATTCTTGAAATTGCCAAAATAGAATCGGGGCAACTACCGCTATTCAAAGAAGCATTTAGTTTAAACGAACTGTTTACCGAGCTAAAAACCTTTTTTAAAGAATACCAACGTCAGCTGAACAAACCGCACCTGCAGTTCGATTTAAACACCTGTTCTTGCCAGCTCGACACCATTATTACCGACAAAGGGAAGCTGCGGCAAATAATGATTAACCTGATCAGTAATGCTTATAAATTTACCGACGAAGGAATAATTGAAGGTGGCTGCTCTGTAGTTGACGAAGAGAAAATTGAGTTTTATGTGCGCGACACCGGTATTGGAATTCCGGCCCACAAACAAGAGTCTATTTTCGAACGATTTACACAGTTGCACACCGATAAAAAGAAACAATACGGTGGCACCGGTTTAGGACTGTCGATTGTAAAAGGTTTGCTAGGTCTGCTGGGAGGAACAATAAGAATGGAGTCGGTACAGGAAAACCGGGAAAAAGGCCAAAGCGGCGGTACAACTTTTTATTTTAGCGTTCCGTACCAAAAAGCCGAGCCAAAAGCCGTTGAGACAAGCACCACCGTTAACGGAAAAGAATATCATTTTAACGAAGAAACCATTTTACTGGTGGAAGATAACCTCGCCAACACGCGCCTGATAGAAAAAATGCTTGCCAATACCGGGCTCAAAATACTGCACACCGAATATGGAAAAGAGGCGATTGATGTGTCCTGCTCGAAATTACCAGCACTAATACTTATGGATATCGGGTTGCCCGACATTAGCGGTTACGAAGCTACCCGGAAAATTAAATCGGCGGCTCCCGGAATTAAGATAATTGCACAAACAGCTTATGTTTCCGACGATGATAAAGTAAAAGCTTTTGAAGCCGGCTGCGACGATTTTGTGGGCAAACCACTTACCCGCGAACAGTTGCTTGCAGTTATTAATAAACATTTGAATTCGACCAGTAAATTACTTACCGAATAA
- a CDS encoding sodium ion-translocating decarboxylase subunit beta: protein MDILSELFNMTALGEITWQTLIMWAISFVLLYLGIKKGYEPLLLIPIAFGVLLANFPGGQMGVVNPELIELEGHRYMNLFEIAHDYGIMNYLYYSLIKTGLLPPVIFMGVGVLTDFGPMLRNLKLALFGAAAQIGIFSILIGAIAVGFTPKEAASLGIIGGADGPTAIYTTIKLAPHLLGPIAIAAYSYMALVPVIIPLVSKLFITKKEFTINMKQMEKQYPAKYEIKNMKAAKIIFPIALGTLAAVLVPSSVPLLGMLLFGNLIKEVGSSTSRLADAAQGPIMNTATIFLGLTVGATMTAEVFLSAKTLGIVVGGFVAFAISIAGGIFAVKLVNMFSKKKINPLIGATGLSAVPMASRVANELALKYDKKNHILQYCMASNISGVIGSAVAAGVLISFLM, encoded by the coding sequence ATGGATATTTTATCAGAACTGTTTAACATGACTGCGCTTGGCGAGATCACCTGGCAAACATTAATAATGTGGGCGATCTCGTTTGTGCTGCTTTATCTTGGGATAAAGAAGGGATACGAGCCACTGTTGCTTATTCCCATTGCATTTGGTGTGTTGCTGGCCAACTTTCCGGGAGGACAAATGGGAGTTGTAAACCCCGAACTGATTGAGCTGGAAGGACACCGTTATATGAACCTATTTGAAATTGCGCACGATTACGGGATTATGAATTACCTGTATTATTCGTTGATCAAAACGGGCTTGCTCCCTCCTGTAATTTTTATGGGAGTTGGTGTGTTGACCGACTTTGGTCCGATGTTGCGTAACCTGAAACTGGCATTGTTTGGTGCCGCTGCACAGATCGGTATTTTTTCGATCTTGATTGGAGCTATCGCTGTTGGTTTTACGCCTAAAGAAGCTGCTTCGCTGGGTATTATTGGTGGTGCCGATGGCCCAACCGCTATTTACACTACCATTAAACTGGCTCCGCACTTGCTTGGTCCTATCGCTATTGCTGCTTATTCGTACATGGCACTGGTGCCTGTAATTATTCCGTTGGTTTCAAAGTTGTTTATCACGAAAAAAGAGTTTACCATCAACATGAAACAGATGGAAAAACAATATCCGGCAAAATACGAGATCAAGAATATGAAAGCTGCCAAAATTATTTTCCCGATTGCTTTGGGAACACTGGCTGCTGTTCTGGTTCCGTCGTCGGTGCCTCTGTTGGGAATGTTGTTGTTTGGCAACCTGATTAAAGAGGTTGGCTCATCGACAAGCCGTTTGGCTGATGCCGCACAAGGACCGATCATGAATACCGCAACTATTTTCCTGGGGCTTACTGTTGGAGCAACTATGACCGCTGAAGTTTTTCTTTCGGCAAAAACACTGGGTATTGTGGTAGGAGGTTTTGTGGCCTTCGCTATATCAATTGCCGGTGGTATTTTTGCGGTGAAACTGGTAAACATGTTCAGCAAGAAAAAGATTAACCCGCTTATTGGTGCTACCGGACTGAGTGCCGTACCAATGGCGTCGCGTGTGGCTAATGAGCTGGCATTGAAATACGACAAAAAGAACCACATTCTTCAGTATTGTATGGCCAGTAACATTTCGGGTGTAATTGGATCGGCTGTTGCGGCAGGTGTGCTTATTTCGTTCTTAATGTAG
- a CDS encoding biotin/lipoyl-containing protein — MKKEIKFSLLYRDMWQSSGKYVPKVEQLEKVAPAIIDMGCFDRVETNGGGFEQINLLFGENPNIANRRWTQPFNDAGIQTHMLERALNGIRMSPVPADVRKLMFKVKKLQGTDIARSFCGLNDPRNLENSIKFAKEGGMISQAALSLTVSKVHTVEYYTELANTLIEMGADEICVKDMAGIGRPAFIGKIIKNIKTAHPKTTVQYHGHSGPGFSMASILEAAHAGVDYVDVAMEPLSWGTGHADVLAVQGMLKDAGYAVKEVNMKAYMEVRSLTQEFIDDFLGYYINPKNRHMNSLLIGSGLPGGMMGSLMADLGNNLESLNKWLIKRNKPTLTQDDLLIKLFEEVEYIWPKLGYPPLVTPFSQYVKNLALMNVLQVIKGRERWSMIADNIWDMIIGKSGKLPGELAPEIVELAKEKGKEFFTGVPQEQYPDNLDVFKKEMDDNGWDYGQDDEELFELAMHPEQYRAYKSGKAKADFEADLAEKKAAAEPKPEVIEVPAGVFEPKSMIVDVNGEKFKVGVSYDGAEAAPAPAAAAPAKEEAAPAVNGSVASEVIAPLEGKFMLTKDTSETALKVGDKVKEGDLVCYIESMKTYNAIVAESDGTVAAILKANGDSVDEDDVLIQLS, encoded by the coding sequence ATGAAGAAGGAGATTAAATTTAGCTTGCTGTATAGAGATATGTGGCAATCTTCAGGGAAATACGTTCCCAAAGTAGAACAACTGGAAAAAGTTGCACCAGCAATAATCGATATGGGATGTTTCGACAGGGTCGAGACGAATGGTGGCGGATTTGAACAGATTAACCTTTTGTTTGGAGAAAACCCAAACATTGCCAACCGACGATGGACACAGCCTTTTAACGATGCCGGAATTCAGACGCACATGTTAGAGCGTGCTTTAAACGGTATTCGTATGAGCCCGGTTCCTGCCGACGTGCGTAAGCTGATGTTTAAAGTAAAGAAATTACAAGGGACTGATATTGCCCGTTCTTTCTGTGGATTGAACGACCCGCGTAACCTTGAAAACTCGATTAAGTTTGCCAAAGAAGGCGGAATGATTTCTCAGGCAGCTTTGAGTTTAACGGTTTCTAAAGTACACACGGTAGAATACTACACCGAGTTGGCCAACACTTTAATTGAGATGGGGGCCGACGAGATCTGTGTAAAAGATATGGCCGGTATTGGTCGTCCTGCTTTCATCGGAAAGATCATTAAAAATATTAAAACTGCACATCCAAAAACTACTGTTCAGTACCACGGTCACTCAGGTCCTGGTTTCTCAATGGCAAGTATTCTTGAAGCTGCACATGCCGGAGTTGATTATGTTGACGTTGCTATGGAACCACTATCGTGGGGTACCGGTCATGCCGATGTATTGGCCGTACAAGGAATGTTAAAAGATGCAGGATATGCCGTTAAAGAAGTTAACATGAAAGCCTACATGGAAGTACGTTCGCTGACTCAGGAGTTTATCGACGATTTCCTTGGTTACTACATCAACCCGAAAAACCGTCACATGAATTCGTTGTTGATCGGTTCTGGTCTTCCCGGCGGAATGATGGGTAGTTTAATGGCCGATCTGGGTAACAACCTCGAAAGCCTGAACAAGTGGCTTATAAAACGCAATAAACCAACCTTAACTCAGGACGATCTGCTGATCAAACTGTTTGAGGAAGTTGAATATATCTGGCCGAAGTTAGGTTACCCACCGCTGGTAACTCCATTTAGCCAGTACGTGAAAAACCTAGCCTTGATGAACGTGTTGCAGGTAATTAAAGGCCGTGAGCGCTGGAGTATGATTGCCGATAATATTTGGGATATGATCATCGGTAAATCAGGAAAACTTCCTGGAGAATTGGCTCCTGAGATTGTTGAACTAGCCAAAGAAAAAGGAAAAGAATTCTTTACAGGCGTTCCACAGGAGCAGTATCCTGATAACCTGGATGTGTTCAAAAAAGAAATGGACGACAATGGTTGGGATTATGGTCAGGACGACGAAGAGTTGTTCGAGTTGGCTATGCATCCTGAACAATACCGTGCATACAAATCGGGTAAAGCAAAAGCTGATTTCGAAGCCGACCTTGCTGAGAAAAAAGCTGCTGCCGAGCCAAAACCTGAGGTAATTGAAGTTCCTGCAGGTGTTTTCGAGCCAAAATCAATGATCGTTGATGTAAACGGCGAGAAATTTAAAGTGGGCGTTAGCTACGATGGTGCTGAAGCTGCACCGGCTCCTGCAGCCGCTGCTCCTGCTAAAGAAGAAGCTGCACCGGCAGTAAACGGCAGTGTTGCTTCTGAAGTGATTGCACCGCTTGAAGGAAAATTCATGTTAACAAAAGATACATCTGAAACAGCGCTAAAAGTAGGCGATAAAGTAAAAGAGGGCGACCTGGTTTGCTACATCGAATCGATGAAAACCTACAACGCTATTGTTGCTGAGAGCGATGGTACTGTTGCCGCTATTTTGAAAGCCAATGGCGACAGCGTAGATGAAGACGATGTTTTGATACAACTGTCATAA
- a CDS encoding OadG family protein, whose protein sequence is MNEALKLMLTGMSTVFFILIMVVVLGNIIIRLTNRFAVTAVDQTGSAVLSQNEINPSKLAAIVSAVEITTKGKGRVTSVEKM, encoded by the coding sequence ATGAACGAAGCTTTAAAATTGATGCTAACGGGGATGAGCACCGTCTTTTTTATCCTCATCATGGTAGTGGTTTTGGGGAATATTATTATTCGTTTAACCAATCGTTTTGCAGTTACTGCTGTAGATCAAACGGGGTCTGCAGTTCTATCGCAAAATGAAATTAATCCATCGAAACTGGCCGCTATTGTTTCTGCTGTAGAAATTACTACCAAAGGAAAAGGCAGAGTAACATCGGTTGAGAAAATGTAA
- a CDS encoding cold shock domain-containing protein yields MGRSKETFGKKEVRKKQAKKRKEKEARKQARKENGGNSGLDDMIAYVDEFGNITDTPPDETQKEEVNIEDIDVSVPKGGYGEAEPKEKQGVVTFFNEQKGYGFIRNLSNNQNIFVHINEVEGTIKEGNRVTYEEGQGPKGPAAMNVKISG; encoded by the coding sequence ATGGGAAGATCGAAAGAAACATTTGGTAAAAAGGAAGTACGAAAAAAACAAGCGAAGAAGAGAAAAGAAAAAGAAGCAAGAAAACAAGCTCGTAAAGAGAATGGTGGAAACTCAGGATTGGACGATATGATCGCCTATGTTGATGAATTTGGTAACATCACAGATACGCCGCCGGATGAAACACAAAAAGAAGAAGTAAACATTGAAGATATTGATGTAAGTGTTCCTAAAGGTGGTTACGGAGAAGCAGAGCCTAAAGAAAAACAAGGAGTAGTGACTTTCTTTAACGAACAAAAAGGATATGGTTTTATTCGCAACTTGTCGAACAACCAAAATATCTTTGTTCACATTAACGAAGTTGAAGGCACAATAAAAGAAGGAAACCGGGTGACCTACGAAGAAGGACAAGGACCAAAAGGACCAGCTGCTATGAATGTGAAAATCTCGGGTTAA
- a CDS encoding NYN domain-containing protein, with protein MGKDLKLAVLIDGDNIPSAYVKEMMEEIAKYGNPTIKRIYGDWTRPGLTKWKTLLLDNAITPIQQYGYTTGKNATDSAMIIDAMDILYSEKVNGFCLVSSDSDFTRLATRLREAGMHVIGIGEKKTPDPFIVSCDRFIYIEILKSRSKENESTTSSKSDKKGGVDKITPKVIRLISKTISDLADDDGWAFLGDVGSLLQKKQPNFDSRNYGFEKLTPLIDSTGMFEIDQRVGQGKYKLMYVRNKKR; from the coding sequence ATGGGAAAAGATTTAAAGTTAGCGGTACTAATCGATGGCGATAATATTCCATCTGCATACGTTAAAGAAATGATGGAGGAAATTGCCAAATATGGCAATCCTACCATTAAACGTATTTATGGCGACTGGACCAGACCCGGATTAACAAAGTGGAAAACTCTTTTGCTCGACAATGCCATAACACCTATACAACAATACGGTTACACCACCGGTAAAAACGCTACCGACTCAGCCATGATCATCGATGCCATGGATATTCTTTACAGCGAAAAGGTAAACGGATTTTGTTTGGTATCAAGCGACAGCGACTTTACCCGACTGGCCACGCGCCTGCGCGAAGCCGGGATGCACGTAATTGGCATTGGAGAGAAAAAGACTCCCGATCCGTTTATTGTTTCGTGCGACCGCTTTATTTACATTGAGATTTTAAAAAGCCGTTCGAAAGAAAATGAAAGCACCACATCGAGCAAGTCGGATAAAAAAGGCGGTGTAGACAAGATAACACCAAAAGTTATTCGCCTGATTTCGAAAACAATATCGGACCTGGCCGACGACGATGGCTGGGCTTTCCTGGGCGACGTAGGTAGTTTACTCCAAAAAAAACAGCCTAATTTCGACTCGCGAAACTACGGTTTTGAAAAACTGACACCACTGATCGACTCTACCGGAATGTTTGAGATTGATCAGCGCGTAGGCCAGGGAAAATACAAATTGATGTACGTTCGGAATAAGAAACGGTAG